In a single window of the Brachyspira pilosicoli genome:
- a CDS encoding GerMN domain-containing protein gives MPRYEQLKAKSKGISYTRRIRNEDKEFNLKKPIIISVSFILLVSILFTIIKKYSPMVDIAVKDFFSINHREALTLETTGSEEENKISFLDNVPLFNFFIKSNTNETLSIMAYETNSMLETSVNTNTANNNSTITRESLSVFFNNQSNNNNNNVAEEQENNINNIEEQRNNILNNSSNNYIEEMLQQSRGLNNNNNNNNNNNNNNIEKANNYLEKVTNTIKTSIEEKKTTNNLNNSNNSNISSSIFYDILKPKENTTEDIKTMKPATTTYSSTPPSYMRNNNEHREKYNTNNYNYYFREDNKEDNNYNSQERIITSRNDSVNNENKKDSSQKPPVKNNTQKDYERLADSLVNNNVSPKRNNATIEETTSKKDLIINSQTSIMPNNNSIVKNNNDYNRVINDLVNPNNTERVINDNKRIINNTEKTINNSVVREEKKIINTKENINKKEIIQKAQKDIAKYKTSKANNTIKRDYSNERNLKNTNNEGIYLVEYDENTGSITLIFRKRNIENNNSIEDTIKTLLNGATDDENKNNIISCIPKDTELLDIFVEGNTVYLNFNESFEFNPLGNEGTMLQIYQLVYTATQFEGIDNVIFLIDGNLNETIGAEGAIENMPFKRFE, from the coding sequence GTGCCAAGATATGAGCAGTTAAAGGCTAAATCTAAAGGTATATCATATACGAGAAGAATAAGAAATGAAGATAAAGAGTTTAATTTAAAAAAGCCTATAATTATATCAGTTTCATTTATACTACTTGTATCTATACTATTTACTATTATAAAAAAATACTCTCCTATGGTAGATATCGCTGTAAAAGATTTTTTTAGCATAAATCATAGAGAAGCATTAACATTAGAAACAACAGGAAGCGAAGAAGAAAACAAAATAAGTTTTTTAGATAATGTACCGCTATTTAATTTCTTTATCAAGTCTAATACAAATGAAACTTTATCAATTATGGCCTATGAAACTAATTCTATGCTTGAAACTTCTGTAAATACTAATACTGCTAATAACAATTCCACAATTACAAGAGAGTCATTATCTGTATTTTTTAACAATCAGTCTAATAATAATAATAATAATGTAGCAGAAGAGCAAGAAAATAATATAAATAATATAGAAGAGCAAAGAAATAATATACTTAATAATTCCTCTAATAATTATATAGAGGAAATGCTGCAGCAAAGCAGAGGTTTAAATAATAATAATAATAATAATAATAATAATAATAATAATAATATAGAAAAAGCAAATAACTACTTAGAAAAAGTAACAAATACAATTAAAACTTCTATAGAAGAAAAAAAAACCACCAACAATTTAAATAATTCAAACAATAGTAACATATCTTCAAGTATATTTTATGATATTCTAAAACCAAAAGAAAATACTACAGAAGATATAAAAACAATGAAACCAGCAACCACAACATATAGTTCAACACCTCCAAGCTATATGAGAAATAATAATGAACATAGAGAAAAATATAATACTAATAATTATAACTATTATTTTAGAGAAGACAACAAAGAAGACAATAATTATAACTCTCAAGAAAGAATAATAACTTCAAGAAATGATTCAGTTAATAATGAAAATAAAAAAGATTCATCTCAAAAACCTCCTGTAAAAAATAATACTCAAAAAGATTATGAAAGATTAGCAGATAGTTTGGTTAATAATAATGTAAGCCCAAAAAGAAATAATGCTACAATAGAAGAAACAACATCAAAAAAAGACTTAATAATAAACTCTCAAACAAGTATAATGCCAAATAATAATAGTATAGTAAAAAACAACAATGATTATAATAGAGTAATAAATGATTTGGTTAATCCTAATAATACTGAAAGAGTAATTAATGATAATAAAAGAATAATTAATAATACAGAAAAAACAATAAATAATAGTGTAGTGAGAGAAGAAAAGAAAATAATAAATACAAAAGAAAATATAAATAAAAAAGAAATTATACAAAAAGCACAAAAAGATATAGCAAAATATAAAACCTCAAAAGCAAATAATACAATAAAAAGAGATTATTCTAATGAAAGAAATTTAAAAAATACAAACAACGAAGGAATATATTTAGTAGAATATGATGAAAATACAGGCTCTATTACATTGATATTTAGAAAAAGAAACATAGAAAATAATAACTCAATAGAAGATACAATAAAAACATTATTAAATGGTGCTACTGATGATGAAAACAAAAATAATATAATAAGCTGCATACCTAAAGATACAGAATTATTAGATATATTCGTAGAAGGAAATACAGTATATTTAAATTTCAATGAGAGCTTTGAATTTAATCCTCTTGGCAATGAAGGCACTATGCTTCAAATATATCAATTAGTCTATACTGCTACACAATTTGAAGGAATAGATAATGTTATATTTTTAATAGATGGTAATTTAAATGAAACTATAGGGGCAGAAGGTGCTATAGAAAATATGCCATTTAAAAGATTTGAATAA
- a CDS encoding polyprenyl synthetase family protein: MNLKEYMNIRLKDIDSEINNIFKSSSISLENNFLDMLKYPLDAGGKRLRPILTCLACELFNGDYKKAIIPAVSLELIHTYSLVHDDLPAMDNDDLRRGKPTTHVKYGEANAILVGDGLLTHSFEILSNANVNDKTLRKLLYEISYAAGVSGMVMGQFIDLYYEERDIDFEMLKILHSKKTGAMIRGAVRVGAIASEKENINLNNITKYGEAIGLAFQIQDDILDVISDNETLGKTVGKDEKEGKLTYVKQFGLEGAKEKAIETSKEAIDYLNVYDDNEAKNILIELANYIVERKS, from the coding sequence ATGAATCTTAAAGAATATATGAATATAAGATTAAAAGATATTGATAGTGAGATAAACAATATTTTTAAAAGCAGCAGTATTTCATTAGAAAATAATTTTTTAGATATGCTTAAATATCCGCTTGATGCAGGCGGAAAGAGATTAAGACCAATTTTAACTTGCCTTGCCTGTGAATTATTTAACGGAGATTATAAAAAAGCAATTATACCAGCAGTATCATTAGAGCTTATTCATACATATTCTTTGGTTCATGATGATTTGCCTGCTATGGATAATGATGATTTAAGAAGAGGAAAGCCAACAACACATGTTAAATATGGAGAGGCTAATGCTATACTTGTTGGGGACGGACTTCTCACTCATTCATTTGAAATTTTATCTAATGCTAATGTTAATGATAAAACTTTGAGAAAACTTCTTTATGAGATAAGTTATGCTGCGGGAGTTTCTGGAATGGTTATGGGGCAGTTTATAGATTTGTATTATGAAGAGAGAGATATTGATTTTGAGATGCTTAAAATACTTCACTCAAAGAAAACAGGTGCTATGATTAGGGGAGCTGTGAGAGTGGGGGCTATTGCTTCAGAGAAAGAGAATATCAATTTAAACAACATTACAAAATATGGAGAAGCTATTGGTTTAGCTTTTCAGATACAAGATGATATACTTGATGTGATTTCTGATAATGAAACTCTTGGTAAAACTGTGGGTAAAGATGAAAAAGAGGGTAAACTTACTTATGTTAAGCAGTTTGGGCTTGAGGGAGCAAAAGAAAAAGCAATAGAAACTTCAAAAGAGGCTATAGATTATTTAAATGTATACGATGATAACGAAGCAAAAAATATATTAATTGAGCTTGCAAATTATATAGTAGAGAGAAAATCGTGA
- a CDS encoding motility associated factor glycosyltransferase family protein, whose amino-acid sequence MNEIRGHNLNAIKKNIKAYPINFLDLLNSAKREDDISLEIIETKSKNLSAKVLKNGKSVLLHSAYDPIKEANTLIKEIEDDIDMVFIFGIGGGYLINAIKKLNINIVVIEPSISFFNLLIDNFKLDKILEDSNITFFIGGNDIEDIEKFISLKTTKKVKFFITRSYSNLFTDDALFYQTKVLSIIDKKTININTILRFDKLWAYNIASNAVEIATHYGVNKFFDKYKNIPAVVVSAGPSLEKNIRKLKELKDKAIIIAVDTAMKPLSSHNISPHFVITIDPQKKNSKYFRNINFKDTVLIAESSVDNEAISSFKGAIYFLDSIFPLAKYFMKPLGKRGDITMGGSVSTAAYDFAIRIGANPIIMLGLDLSFPNHQTHIKGSYHEENFFTEIGKLDSYDSRIYKVLVSGNLREEKNVYGESVFTDSRFDMYRNWYEEQCKLNSSTKFYNATEGGVIIDGMENITVDELLKKLDNINIEIDKNSEELNKKNEILSSIKIGLEKIDAEIIELKPYVLNAIKLCDEINSELKRHRKVDKLLEKLSESDIKILNISKINEFLGVTMQRVIKSITEGFEFEDSDYDKSIVGSFKLYEAMRDSIDYNHYIISRALIKINKELSNLF is encoded by the coding sequence GTGAATGAGATTAGAGGGCATAATTTAAATGCTATTAAAAAAAATATAAAAGCATATCCTATTAATTTTTTAGATTTACTTAATAGTGCTAAAAGAGAAGATGATATTTCTTTAGAGATTATTGAAACTAAATCTAAAAATCTTTCAGCAAAAGTTCTAAAGAATGGAAAGAGCGTTTTGCTTCATAGTGCCTATGACCCTATAAAAGAGGCTAATACTTTAATTAAAGAGATAGAAGATGATATTGATATGGTATTTATATTTGGCATTGGGGGCGGTTATTTAATTAATGCTATAAAGAAACTTAATATCAATATAGTTGTAATTGAGCCTTCTATTAGCTTTTTTAATTTGCTTATTGATAATTTTAAGTTAGATAAAATATTAGAAGATAGCAATATTACATTTTTTATTGGCGGAAATGACATTGAAGATATAGAGAAGTTTATATCTTTAAAAACTACTAAAAAAGTAAAATTTTTTATTACAAGGTCTTACAGTAATTTATTTACAGATGATGCTTTATTTTATCAAACAAAAGTATTATCTATAATAGATAAAAAAACTATTAATATAAACACTATTTTAAGATTCGATAAATTATGGGCTTATAATATAGCATCAAATGCAGTAGAGATAGCAACTCATTATGGAGTAAATAAGTTTTTTGATAAATATAAAAATATTCCAGCGGTAGTTGTTTCAGCTGGTCCTTCATTAGAGAAAAATATTAGAAAATTAAAAGAGTTAAAAGATAAAGCAATAATAATCGCTGTAGATACTGCAATGAAGCCGTTATCCAGTCATAATATATCGCCTCATTTTGTTATCACTATTGACCCGCAAAAAAAGAACTCTAAATATTTTAGGAACATCAATTTTAAAGATACTGTTTTAATAGCAGAGTCTTCTGTTGATAATGAGGCAATATCATCTTTTAAAGGGGCCATATATTTTTTAGATTCTATATTTCCTCTTGCTAAATATTTTATGAAGCCTTTAGGGAAGAGGGGAGATATTACTATGGGGGGAAGTGTTTCTACTGCTGCTTATGATTTTGCAATTAGAATTGGAGCTAATCCTATAATAATGCTTGGGCTTGATTTGTCTTTTCCTAATCATCAAACTCATATAAAAGGAAGCTATCATGAAGAGAACTTTTTTACAGAGATAGGTAAGCTTGATTCTTATGACAGCAGAATATATAAAGTGCTTGTTTCTGGTAATTTGAGAGAAGAGAAAAATGTTTATGGTGAGAGCGTATTTACAGATTCTCGTTTTGATATGTATAGAAATTGGTATGAAGAGCAATGTAAATTAAACAGCAGTACAAAATTCTATAATGCCACAGAAGGCGGAGTAATAATTGATGGAATGGAAAACATTACAGTTGATGAGCTTCTTAAGAAACTTGACAATATTAACATAGAAATAGATAAAAACTCTGAAGAATTAAATAAAAAAAATGAAATATTATCAAGCATAAAAATAGGTTTAGAAAAAATAGATGCTGAAATAATAGAGCTTAAACCTTATGTATTAAATGCTATTAAATTATGCGATGAAATTAATAGTGAATTAAAAAGGCACAGGAAAGTAGATAAACTTTTAGAGAAGTTAAGTGAATCCGACATAAAAATACTTAATATAAGCAAAATTAATGAGTTTTTGGGTGTTACTATGCAGAGGGTTATAAAATCCATTACAGAGGGTTTTGAGTTTGAAGACAGCGATTATGATAAATCTATAGTAGGCTCTTTTAAGCTTTATGAGGCTATGAGAGACAGTATTGATTATAATCATTATATAATAAGCAGGGCTTTGATAAAGATAAATAAAGAACTATCAAATTTATTCTAA
- a CDS encoding adenylate kinase — MINIIFIGAPGSGKGTQSELIEKEYSISHISTGDMFRENIANGTELGKTAKMYMDKGELVPDSLVIDMLFDRLKKDDCKNGFMLDGYPRTMEQAKALDKLLEKLNYKIDAIINLNVAEDIIIKRLLNRGRSDDNEETIKNRIKVFESQSKPVLEYYKDKVYIIEVESFENEMPEDIYKKIKRGLDEIKK, encoded by the coding sequence ATGATTAATATTATTTTTATAGGGGCACCGGGTTCTGGTAAAGGTACTCAATCTGAGTTAATAGAAAAAGAATATTCTATATCCCATATTTCTACTGGTGATATGTTTAGAGAGAATATTGCTAATGGTACTGAGCTTGGTAAGACAGCTAAAATGTATATGGATAAGGGAGAATTAGTACCTGATAGTTTGGTTATAGATATGCTTTTTGATAGGCTTAAAAAAGATGATTGTAAAAATGGCTTTATGCTTGATGGATATCCAAGAACTATGGAACAGGCTAAGGCATTGGATAAATTATTGGAGAAATTAAATTATAAGATAGATGCTATTATTAATCTTAATGTTGCTGAAGATATTATAATAAAAAGACTTTTAAATAGGGGACGTTCAGATGATAATGAAGAGACTATAAAAAATAGAATAAAAGTTTTTGAAAGTCAAAGTAAGCCCGTGTTGGAATATTATAAAGATAAAGTTTATATAATAGAAGTTGAAAGTTTTGAGAATGAAATGCCTGAAGATATCTATAAGAAGATAAAAAGAGGTCTTGATGAAATAAAAAAATAA
- a CDS encoding aminopeptidase — protein MKDIRIEKLAYNLVNYSCRLKKGENVLIKVYGEGEERDLVMAIIQEVYKAGGNPFVWNHDPQIMRELLKKCNDEQIKIWAESDLMLMKKMDAYIGISGGNNSAENSSVKEENYKIYEKLYLDPIHMDQRIKNTKWVVLNYPNASMAQQASMSTDEFEDFYFKVCNLDYSKMDKAMDNLVSLMNKTDKVKIIGENTNLTFSIKDIPAIKCAGVINIPDGEVFTAPVKDSVNGVLSYNTPSLYSDGFTYENVKLEFKNGKIINASSNDNERINKIFDTDEGARYIGEFAIGVNPYITKPMKKILFDEKIMGSFHFTPGACYDEASNGNKSAIHWDLVCIQTKEYGGGEIYFDDLLIRKDGIFVIDELKCLNPENLI, from the coding sequence ATGAAAGATATAAGGATAGAAAAATTAGCTTACAATTTGGTAAATTATTCATGCAGATTAAAAAAAGGAGAAAATGTTTTAATAAAGGTTTATGGAGAGGGAGAAGAGAGAGATTTAGTGATGGCTATAATACAAGAGGTTTATAAAGCTGGGGGAAATCCTTTTGTATGGAATCATGACCCGCAAATAATGAGAGAATTATTAAAGAAATGTAATGATGAGCAGATAAAGATTTGGGCTGAATCTGATTTAATGTTAATGAAAAAAATGGATGCTTATATTGGAATTTCTGGCGGTAATAATAGTGCTGAGAACTCATCAGTAAAAGAAGAAAATTATAAAATATATGAAAAACTTTATTTAGACCCTATACACATGGATCAAAGAATAAAAAATACAAAATGGGTTGTACTAAACTATCCTAACGCTTCTATGGCACAGCAGGCTTCTATGAGTACAGATGAGTTTGAAGATTTCTATTTTAAGGTTTGTAATTTGGATTATTCAAAGATGGATAAGGCTATGGATAATTTAGTTAGTCTTATGAATAAAACAGATAAAGTTAAAATTATAGGGGAAAATACTAATTTAACTTTTTCTATAAAAGATATACCAGCTATAAAATGTGCAGGGGTAATCAACATACCTGACGGCGAGGTATTCACTGCACCTGTAAAAGATTCTGTTAATGGAGTTTTATCATACAATACACCTTCATTATACAGTGATGGATTTACGTATGAAAACGTAAAATTAGAATTTAAAAATGGAAAAATAATAAATGCTTCTTCTAATGACAATGAAAGAATTAATAAGATATTTGATACAGATGAAGGAGCAAGATATATTGGAGAGTTTGCTATTGGTGTTAATCCATATATCACCAAACCTATGAAAAAGATTTTATTTGATGAGAAAATTATGGGAAGCTTCCATTTTACTCCTGGTGCTTGCTATGATGAAGCATCTAATGGAAATAAATCTGCTATACACTGGGATTTAGTTTGTATACAGACTAAAGAATATGGCGGAGGAGAGATATACTTTGATGATCTACTAATTAGAAAAGACGGCATATTTGTTATAGATGAACTTAAATGTTTAAATCCTGAAAATTTAATATAA
- a CDS encoding PLP-dependent aminotransferase family protein: protein MNFKISKMMAKKDFQKEFSDFMLKAVSIPNVISFAGGMPNPISFPYKELKKAYSNIMDNHYKTALQYANTQGYIELRKIIAQRYKTKENINLEADDILIINGAQQGFDIISAVTLNDNDNVIVEAPTFLAAIQTFNLYNAKIHSVEINDEGINLDELKNILKKYKSKLFYTIPNFQNPTGLTYNNATRKIIADMIKKTNTMLIEDNPYGALRFKGENQESFFNLLNEQVILMGSFSKTISPGIRVGWLASANKEFMKKAIEYKQILDVHTSMPDQMAIAQYINNTNFDKHIEKIKKLYHKQCNAMINAIEKYFPKEVKYTKPEGGMFIWVELPKKIKSVELANETIKRNVAISPGDPFYNKKRNVSTFRLSYSNCSVENIDKGMKIIGDTIKNMI, encoded by the coding sequence ATGAATTTCAAAATTTCTAAAATGATGGCTAAAAAGGATTTTCAAAAAGAGTTTTCTGATTTTATGTTAAAGGCTGTTTCTATTCCTAATGTTATTAGTTTTGCAGGCGGTATGCCTAACCCTATTTCTTTCCCATACAAAGAATTAAAAAAAGCATACTCTAATATAATGGATAATCATTATAAAACAGCATTGCAATATGCAAACACTCAAGGATATATTGAATTAAGAAAAATAATAGCACAAAGATATAAAACTAAAGAAAATATTAATTTAGAAGCCGATGATATATTAATAATTAACGGAGCACAGCAAGGTTTTGATATAATATCTGCTGTTACACTAAATGACAATGATAATGTTATAGTTGAAGCACCCACATTCTTAGCAGCAATTCAAACATTCAATTTATATAATGCTAAAATACATAGTGTTGAAATAAATGATGAAGGAATTAATTTAGACGAATTAAAAAACATACTAAAAAAATATAAATCAAAATTATTTTATACAATTCCAAACTTCCAAAATCCAACCGGACTAACTTACAATAATGCAACAAGAAAAATAATAGCAGACATGATAAAAAAAACTAACACTATGCTTATAGAAGATAATCCTTATGGAGCTTTAAGATTTAAAGGTGAAAATCAGGAATCATTCTTTAATCTGCTAAATGAACAAGTAATACTAATGGGTTCTTTCTCAAAAACAATTTCACCAGGCATAAGAGTTGGTTGGTTGGCATCAGCAAATAAAGAGTTCATGAAAAAAGCTATAGAATATAAACAAATACTCGATGTTCACACAAGTATGCCAGACCAAATGGCTATTGCTCAATATATAAACAATACTAACTTTGATAAACATATAGAAAAAATAAAAAAACTATATCATAAACAATGTAATGCTATGATAAATGCTATAGAAAAATATTTCCCAAAGGAAGTTAAATATACAAAACCAGAAGGCGGAATGTTTATATGGGTGGAACTTCCAAAAAAAATTAAATCTGTAGAATTAGCAAATGAAACTATAAAAAGAAATGTAGCAATATCTCCGGGGGACCCTTTTTATAATAAAAAAAGAAATGTCAGCACTTTTAGATTAAGTTATTCAAACTGTTCTGTAGAAAATATTGATAAGGGAATGAAAATAATAGGCGATACGATAAAAAATATGATATAA
- a CDS encoding ankyrin repeat domain-containing protein has product MRKYLFLIMLIFFSFNLAYTLTQDEETLLDASIFGDDDIVEKLIAKKVNLNVQDEAGNTALILASMEGHTKVVALLLNANVDKYIVNNDGNDAMFYAKQKNYKNIIKLLE; this is encoded by the coding sequence ATGAGAAAATATCTTTTTTTAATAATGCTTATATTCTTTTCTTTTAATTTGGCATATACACTCACTCAAGATGAAGAGACTCTTTTAGATGCTTCTATTTTTGGTGATGATGATATTGTTGAAAAATTAATAGCAAAAAAAGTTAATCTGAATGTTCAAGATGAGGCTGGAAATACTGCATTGATATTAGCTTCTATGGAAGGGCATACAAAAGTAGTGGCTTTACTTTTGAATGCTAATGTTGATAAATATATAGTAAATAACGATGGTAATGATGCTATGTTTTATGCTAAACAAAAAAATTATAAAAATATAATTAAACTTTTAGAGTAA